A section of the Tachysurus fulvidraco isolate hzauxx_2018 chromosome 7, HZAU_PFXX_2.0, whole genome shotgun sequence genome encodes:
- the LOC113664066 gene encoding DNA-directed RNA polymerases I, II, and III subunit RPABC2, protein MSDNEDNFDDGDFDDVEEDEGLDDLENVEDEDQENVQILPAGEGQQANQKRITTPYMTKYERARVLGTRALQIAMCAPVMVELEGETDPLQIAMKELKGRKIPIIIRRYLPDGSYEDWGCDELIITD, encoded by the exons tTTTGATGATGGAGATTTTGATGATGTGGAGGAGGATGAAGGTTTAGACGACCTGGAAAACGTGGAGGAT gaggatCAGGAGAACGTACAGATTCTCCCAGCAGGAGAAGGACAGCAGGCCAATCAGAAGCGGATCACTACACCGTACATGACCAAATATGAGAGAGCCAGAGTGCTGGGGACCAGAGCACTACAGATtgc GATGTGTGCACCAGTGATGGTGGAGTTGGAGGGAGAGACGGACCCTCTGCAGATCGCCATGAAGGAGCTCAA AGGCAGAAAAATCCCCATCATCATCCGGAGGTATCTGCCTGATGGGAGCTATGAGGACTGGGGCTGTGACGAGCTCATCATcactgactaa